Proteins found in one Tolumonas lignilytica genomic segment:
- a CDS encoding alpha/beta hydrolase → MKAIPLCIISCLASDDVEPAGYSQREIKFIQKQGGDVKHPYLTANDSIENILKNHAFDGFSPLILPWNDLSRNIPIAINNIQSLLPYHTQITPKTVVTSLNRMIEDVNKGETIFYNIYSGDERQQSPDKGQTGLFFFRGKKNAPIAIICPGGGFEYVGSLHEGFPYANEISKLGYNAFVLRYRVGLGGRNAVQDLARAISFIFQNSSELQVSTQGYSLWGSSAGARMAAAVGSYGVAQYGGDNVPKPAAVIMAYTGYSDYSQHEPPTFVVVGSRDGIAPPTVMKQRVNALKQMGTNVEYHQFPNVGHGFGLGEGTPAEGWILLATEFWRQTIINK, encoded by the coding sequence ATGAAAGCAATACCGTTATGCATTATTTCTTGTCTGGCATCCGATGATGTCGAGCCTGCGGGGTATTCGCAAAGAGAAATTAAATTCATTCAAAAACAGGGGGGCGATGTTAAACACCCATATTTGACAGCAAATGACAGTATTGAGAATATATTAAAAAATCATGCTTTTGATGGATTTTCTCCACTTATATTGCCATGGAATGATTTAAGCAGAAACATTCCTATTGCGATAAATAATATTCAATCATTATTGCCGTACCACACACAAATTACGCCCAAAACAGTGGTGACATCTTTAAATAGAATGATTGAGGATGTGAATAAAGGAGAAACCATTTTTTATAATATCTATTCTGGTGATGAAAGACAGCAATCACCTGACAAGGGTCAAACTGGCTTGTTTTTTTTCCGAGGCAAAAAGAATGCGCCTATTGCCATTATTTGCCCCGGTGGCGGTTTCGAATATGTCGGGTCATTGCATGAGGGTTTTCCTTATGCCAATGAAATCAGCAAACTAGGCTATAACGCATTTGTGCTTCGCTATCGAGTTGGTCTCGGTGGCCGCAATGCAGTTCAAGATCTTGCTCGTGCCATTTCTTTTATTTTCCAAAATTCATCTGAATTACAGGTCAGCACACAAGGCTATTCATTATGGGGCAGTTCAGCTGGAGCCAGAATGGCGGCGGCAGTGGGGAGTTATGGTGTAGCCCAATATGGTGGCGATAACGTACCAAAGCCTGCCGCCGTCATCATGGCTTACACCGGATATTCTGATTATTCACAGCATGAACCGCCAACATTTGTTGTTGTCGGAAGTCGCGACGGAATTGCACCACCTACAGTGATGAAACAACGAGTAAACGCATTAAAACAAATGGGGACGAACGTTGAATATCATCAATTTCCTAATGTCGGCCATGGGTTTGGGCTTGGTGAAGGAACACCCGCAGAAGGATGGATTTTGCTCGCCACTGAGTTTTGGAGGCAAACAATAATTAATAAGTAA
- a CDS encoding LysR family transcriptional regulator, which produces MLKENLNDLQLFLVVAKEGSFTKASALLGVSPSALSHSIKALETRLGFRLFNRTTRSIALTETGEHLLSIIEPKLTELDREMQDLHESLNRLTGNIRITATEHAASAILAPLLSSFVRNYPEITVEVSVNNGFVDIVNERFDGGIRLGEHLEKDMVAVRVGPDVRMLPVASPEYFLTHPKPETPYDLQQHSCLNLRLSHQGGIYAWEFTHDGKELRVKVEGQLTFNSVALIKSAALDGLGIAYLAENFVADEIKAGRLVAVCESWCPYFSGFHLYYPSAKQHKPAFAKFVEAIRFRASKKQ; this is translated from the coding sequence ATGTTGAAAGAAAATCTGAATGACTTGCAACTCTTCTTGGTCGTTGCCAAAGAAGGCAGTTTTACCAAAGCATCAGCGCTGTTAGGGGTTTCACCTTCCGCATTAAGTCACTCAATAAAGGCGCTTGAAACTCGCTTAGGTTTTCGTTTGTTTAATCGGACAACGAGGAGCATTGCGCTCACTGAAACAGGTGAACATCTGCTGTCCATTATTGAACCAAAACTCACCGAATTAGATCGTGAAATGCAAGATTTACATGAATCCCTCAATCGACTGACCGGCAACATTCGTATCACCGCGACTGAACATGCCGCATCGGCCATTCTGGCTCCTTTATTATCTTCATTTGTCAGAAATTACCCTGAAATTACCGTCGAAGTTTCGGTAAATAATGGCTTTGTTGATATCGTCAATGAGCGCTTTGATGGTGGGATCCGTTTAGGTGAACACTTAGAAAAAGATATGGTTGCCGTTCGCGTTGGCCCGGATGTTCGTATGTTGCCAGTCGCAAGCCCCGAATATTTTTTAACGCATCCAAAACCAGAAACACCCTATGATTTACAGCAGCATTCGTGTCTCAATCTGCGTTTGTCTCATCAAGGGGGCATCTATGCATGGGAGTTTACTCATGATGGAAAAGAGCTTCGGGTTAAAGTCGAAGGCCAACTGACATTTAATAGCGTTGCATTGATTAAATCTGCTGCACTGGATGGTTTAGGGATTGCTTATCTGGCAGAGAACTTTGTTGCCGATGAGATCAAGGCGGGTCGATTAGTCGCTGTGTGTGAGTCGTGGTGCCCCTATTTTTCAGGATTCCATCTCTATTACCCGAGCGCTAAACAGCATAAACCCGCTTTTGCAAAATTTGTCGAAGCAATACGCTTTCGTGCATCGAAGAAACAATAA